In one Nocardia tengchongensis genomic region, the following are encoded:
- a CDS encoding LysR family transcriptional regulator encodes MEVHTRQLQYFVAVAEELSFTRAAQRLHVSQQGLSTQIKQLEHDMDVTLFSRTTRQVELTAAGAAFLRHVRDAFSSLNSGLEEARAVHRGERDRLVLGCLEGAALTLTEPILSAFRTRFPAVAVELQHFTYETPSAGLTTGQVDVAIVRRPFEDDGLRFETLFRQPLMAMLPAAHPLADRAEVTAAQLLDEPILSSAATDPVWNGFWQLDSHRDGRPAPIASRAKTLLEELHQVATGAAIAMTVPCAGWIKFPGVRLVPVADTAASEVAVCWRPETTNPWCDPSSRSPAGSATRIPICSPACRPRAAVTVTPLHCRPEPTTFACR; translated from the coding sequence ATGGAGGTTCATACCCGGCAGTTGCAGTACTTCGTCGCGGTCGCGGAGGAGTTGAGCTTCACCCGCGCCGCGCAGCGGCTGCACGTGTCCCAGCAGGGCCTGAGCACCCAGATCAAACAGCTGGAACACGACATGGACGTCACCCTGTTCTCGCGGACCACCCGGCAGGTGGAGCTGACCGCGGCCGGGGCGGCGTTCCTCCGGCACGTTCGAGATGCGTTCAGCAGCTTGAATTCCGGCCTCGAGGAAGCCCGAGCGGTCCACCGCGGCGAACGCGACCGCCTGGTCCTGGGCTGTCTCGAGGGTGCGGCGCTGACCTTGACCGAGCCGATCCTGAGCGCCTTCCGGACGCGTTTCCCCGCGGTCGCCGTCGAGCTGCAGCACTTCACCTACGAGACCCCCTCGGCGGGCCTGACGACCGGGCAGGTGGATGTCGCCATCGTCCGGCGCCCGTTCGAGGACGACGGACTTCGCTTCGAGACCCTGTTCCGCCAGCCGTTGATGGCGATGCTGCCCGCGGCCCATCCTCTGGCGGACCGCGCCGAGGTCACGGCGGCGCAGCTGCTGGACGAGCCGATCCTGTCCTCCGCTGCCACCGATCCGGTCTGGAATGGCTTCTGGCAGTTGGACTCCCATCGCGACGGCCGCCCGGCCCCGATCGCCTCCCGCGCGAAGACGCTGCTGGAGGAGCTGCACCAGGTGGCCACCGGGGCAGCCATCGCGATGACGGTGCCCTGCGCGGGGTGGATCAAGTTCCCGGGTGTCCGCCTGGTCCCGGTGGCCGACACGGCTGCTAGCGAAGTCGCCGTCTGCTGGCGTCCCGAGACCACCAATCCCTGGTGCGATCCTTCATCGAGATCGCCCGCCGGGTCCGCGACGCGAATCCCGATCTGCTCGCCCGCCTGCAGGCCCCGCGCTGCCGTGACCGTCACGCCGCTCCACTGCCGGCCTGAACCAACAACTTTCGCTTGTCGATAA
- a CDS encoding alpha/beta hydrolase family protein, whose protein sequence is MSPWRTVSSLILSCAAAAALITVAPGAFQVSRADVASHLDHIDRAGQRQQMFYVYSAAMQRVIPLQVMAAAQPNAPTLYLLNGASGGTDITNWYSRTDIVAFFWDKNVNVVTPVGGEFSYYTDWQHDDPKLGRHRWETFLTRELPPIIDAALRASRVNAIAGVSMSATSALDLISAAPDVYSAVAAYSGCASTSDPAGRAYIRLVLARGDADPKNMWGPDDDPAWRAHDALLNADSLRGKAIYLASGTGLPGPAESLGAQPTPDQVITKANQMVLGGLIEAATNSCTHQLADRLAALNIPAQIDFRPAGTHTWAYWERDLHNSWPLLASALGTE, encoded by the coding sequence GTGTCGCCCTGGCGGACCGTTTCGTCGCTCATCCTTTCGTGCGCCGCCGCCGCGGCTCTGATCACCGTCGCCCCGGGCGCGTTCCAGGTCTCGCGGGCCGATGTCGCCTCGCATCTGGACCACATCGATCGCGCGGGACAGCGGCAACAGATGTTCTACGTGTATTCGGCTGCCATGCAACGGGTTATCCCGCTCCAGGTGATGGCCGCCGCACAGCCGAACGCGCCGACGCTGTATCTGCTCAATGGCGCCAGCGGCGGAACCGATATCACCAATTGGTACAGTCGCACCGACATCGTGGCGTTCTTCTGGGACAAGAACGTGAATGTGGTGACGCCGGTCGGCGGTGAATTCTCCTATTACACCGACTGGCAGCACGACGATCCGAAACTGGGGCGTCATCGGTGGGAGACGTTTCTGACCCGGGAACTACCGCCGATCATCGACGCGGCCCTGCGTGCCTCGCGTGTGAATGCGATTGCGGGCGTGTCCATGTCGGCCACCTCGGCGCTGGACCTGATCTCCGCCGCTCCGGACGTGTACTCGGCGGTCGCCGCGTACAGCGGGTGCGCCTCCACTTCCGATCCCGCCGGCCGCGCCTACATCCGGCTGGTGCTCGCGCGCGGTGACGCCGACCCCAAGAACATGTGGGGCCCCGACGACGACCCGGCCTGGCGCGCCCACGACGCCCTGCTCAATGCGGACAGCCTGCGCGGCAAGGCGATCTACCTGGCCAGCGGCACCGGCCTGCCCGGCCCGGCCGAGTCCCTCGGCGCGCAGCCAACACCCGACCAGGTCATCACCAAAGCGAACCAGATGGTGCTGGGCGGCCTGATCGAGGCCGCCACCAACTCCTGCACCCACCAGCTGGCCGATCGGCTTGCCGCCCTGAACATTCCGGCCCAGATCGACTTCCGGCCCGCCGGTACCCACACCTGGGCCTACTGGGAGCGTGATCTCCACAATTCGTGGCCGCTGCTGGCCTCCGCGCTCGGCACTGAATAG